From Paenibacillus sp. PL2-23:
AGCTGGACCAATGCCCGCCCGGCGTGAACACCTCTACCACCAGCAGGCTGTCCGCCGGCTCGCTCTCCGGCAGGATGTTGTGTACAAGGCGCTCCATGCTGCCGCTGCCTCTATGCTCGACGCCGATTTGCTCTGGCGCAATGAGTCGCGCCTGGTGGCCGCCCTTGCCCGGCGCCAGGCATATCGCAAGCTCCAGCTCTGTCGTTGCCGTTATGCTGAAGCGGTCTTCGCTCGGCACATACACCGCGTACGGAGGCAGCTTCTCGAAGACGCTCATCCGCTCACCGATATTGCTCCAGCTGAACTCTCTGGTGGATGCGTTCGCTTTACCGCTTAAGATGACCAGACAAGCCTCCCGGTCGCCTGTATCACGGCTAATCTGATCGCCTGGCGCCAGCTTGAACACCTCAAAGCCGACGTACGCCCAGCCAGCGGATTGCGGCGTAATGGATAAAACGCTGCCGTCCTTCGCCGGACCCGGCCTCACAATAAGATCCGCCATCCTTACACCCCTTCTCGCATCGACGCAAGCTCATTCAGCTTGACCGGTCTGTTCAGCTGAATGGACAGCTTCGCGGCCAGCGCGATCAGCTCAGCCTGAAGGCCGTCGTTGCCATCGACCGGCAGCGGGAGATTGCGTCTGACGCAGTCAATGAATATTCGCGTCTCCTCTATATAGGCCTCATTATAACGCTCCAGGAAGAAATGCAGAGGCTTGTCGCGGCCGACCCCTTCCCCATCGCTCACAACAACCGTATTGGGATAATCATTGTCGGCGGACGCCGCTCCCCGCGAACCAAACACCTCAACCCGCTGATCATACCCATAGGAAGCGCGGCGGCTGTTGTCGATGACAGCAAGCGCGCCGCTTGCGAAGGTCAGCGTTGTAATCGCCGTATCCACATCTCCAGCCTCGCCAATGGCGGGATCCACGAGCACCGCCCCCTGGGCGAACACCGATTCCACCTCGCTCCCAGTCATATAGCGCGCCATATCGAAATCGTGAATCGCCATGTCCATGAAGAGGCCCCCAGAGACCTTGATGTATTCCAGGCTTGGAGGAGCGGGGTCTCGAGATGTGATCTTAATCAAATGCGGCTCCCCTACGCGCCCTTGCTCAACCAGCTCTCGCAGTCGCTTGAAATTATGGTCGAAGCGGCGGTTAAAGCCAATCTGCAGCTTTACTCCCGCTTGGCTGACCGCCTCTATTGCTTCCTTTGTTTGAGCGGCGTCCATGCTGACCGGCTTCTCGCAGAAGATGTGCTTGCCCGCCGCTGCCGCCTGCATGATCAGCGGCACATGAGTATCCGTCGAGGAACAGATGAATACCGCGTCGATGTCCTCATGCAACACAATATCCCCGCTGTTGGACGTTACGACGGCGATTCCGCGCGCGTCCGCCCAACGCTTCAGCTCCTCGCTGACGAATAGATCGCTGATCGCGACAACCTCCGCCTCCGCCATGCGGAGCAGGTTGTCAGCATGAATCTTGCCGATGCGCCCAGCTCCGATAATGCCCACTTTCACCTTGTCCATCGTTGGCCCTCCCGCTTCCGGCGTATCCCGATGAAGCAAATACGCCGGGCTGTCGATTTTTATGGTCATAGAGGCCACTGCCCGCCTACCAGCGGGCCGTCACCATTTTTTTGCGCGTATAGAACTCGACGCCGTCTGTGCCGTTGGCATGCAGATCGCCGTAGAAGGAATCCTTCCAGCCCGAGAATGGGAAAAACGCCATGGGCGCGGGAACGCCCAGATTAACCCCCAGCATGCCCGCTTCAATCGTCTCACGGAATTGGCGAACGCTGCCGCCGTCCCGCGTGAACAGACATGCGCCATTAGCGAAGCTGGACTTGTTGGCGATGTCGATCGCTTCCTCCAGCGAAGCGGCACGCATAATGGAGAGCACGGGCGCAAAAATTTCGTCCCGCCATATTTTCATCTCGCAGCTCACATGATCGAAGATCGTTGGCCCTACAAAATATCCGCCCTGTCCCGCGGCGGCATCCTTGCGCCCATCACGCAGCAGCGTTGCGCCTTCCTGCTCGCCGGCTTCAATGTAGCCAAGCGTCCTCGCCTTGTGAGAGTCGCGGATGACGGGTCCCAGGAATACTCCCTCCTCCATGCCATTGCCTATCGTAATGTCGTCCGCCGCTTGCTGCAGCTTCGCGATCAGCGGTTCGGCGGCGTCGCCGACGGCGATGACAACCGCACAGGCCATGCAGCGCTCGCCTGCGGAGCCGAAGGCCGCGCTGACGATTTGCGTTACCGCCGCGTCAAGGTCGGCGTCCGGCAGGACAATGGAATGGTTTTTGGCGCCTGCAAGCGCCTGAACCCTCTTGCCGTTAGCCGTTCCCCGCTTGTAGACGTATTCCGCCACCGGCTGCGAGCCGACGAACGATATGGCTGCCACATCCCGATTGTCGAGCAGGCCGTTAACGACATCATGAGCGCCATGCACAATGCTCAGCACCCCTGCAGGCAGGCCGGCTTCCAGCATCAGCTCCGCGAGTCTGCCCGCCAGCAGCGGCGTTCGCTCGGAGGGCTTCAGAACAAAGGTGTTGCCGCACGCGATAGCAAGCGGGAACATCCAGCAAGGCACCATCATGGGGAAGTTGAACGGCGTAATGCCGCCGACGACGCCGATGGGATAACGGTACATGCCGGACTCCAGATTTGTTGCAATATCGGGAAGCTGCTTGCCCATCATCAGCGTTGGAGCGCCCGCCGCAAACTCGACGCATTCAATGCCGCGCTGCACCTCTCCGTAAGCTTCCGTATAGCTTTTGCCATTCTCCAGCGTAATGAGACGCGCGAGCTCCTCCCAGTGCTCCACAAGCAGCTGCTGGTACTTGAACAATACGCGCGCCCGGCGCGGCACAGGCGTCCGGCTCCAGCCCCGGAACGCCGTCTTCGCCGCGGCTACCGCCTCGTCTACCTCCTCGCTTGATGAAATGGGGACGTAGGCAAGCACCTCCTCCGTTGCAGGGTTGTAGACAGGCTCCGTCCTGCCGGACCGGGAAGGCACCCATTGCCCGCCGATCAAATTGTTTAACGTGCTGACGTTTGCGTTCATAAGAGGTCATCCCTTTCTTCTTGTATCATTCGTTTTCCTTATGTCTGTGAACATCCCTTAGCCCGTTATTTCGCCTCTCTGGCAGCGGGCAATATAATCATGCACCTGAGACGCCGTCGGCATCGCATCCGAGCAGCTGTGGCTGGAGATGACAATACATGCCGCCGCGCTGCCAAACTCCATGCTGGCGCTGATGCTCCACCCCTGCATGAGGCCGTAGAGGAAGCCTGCCGCATAGGAATCGCCCGCCCCGAACGTCTTGACGACCTTGGCCGGGAAGCTTCTCGCCCGGTGCGAGGCGCCGTCCTTGGTATAGGCGATGGAGCCGTCCTTGCCGTGCTTGATAATGACGATATCCGCCGAATGGTTGAACCATTTGGACGCCGTGACCTCGTCATCCCGCTCGGCATTGCCGCCGAGACGCTCCATCATGTCAAATTCCTCGCGAGTACCCATAATAATGTCGCACTTCTCGGCCGCCAGGTTGTAATAGACGGCCGTTTCCTCTTGGGATGTCCATGTATACGGCCGGTAATCCAGGTCGAAGGCGATGACCGTCCCGTGGCGCTTGGCGTAATCCAGCGCCTGAAACACCGCTTCACGCGAAGGGCTTTGGGCCAGCGCCGTACCGGAGATCAGCAGCAGCTTGGCGTCCGCAACAAGCGACTCCCGCACCTCGCCCGCCTCCAGCTTCAAATCCGCAACATTATCCCGATACATCAGGATGC
This genomic window contains:
- the iolB gene encoding 5-deoxy-glucuronate isomerase, which encodes MADLIVRPGPAKDGSVLSITPQSAGWAYVGFEVFKLAPGDQISRDTGDREACLVILSGKANASTREFSWSNIGERMSVFEKLPPYAVYVPSEDRFSITATTELELAICLAPGKGGHQARLIAPEQIGVEHRGSGSMERLVHNILPESEPADSLLVVEVFTPGGHWSSYPPHKHDRDCLPEESLLEETYYYHTDPAAGFAIQRVYTDDRSLDETLAVHDGEAVLVPRGYHPVSAPPGYEVYYLNVMAGPKRTWRFYNDPDHAWLMPPPSARR
- the iolG gene encoding inositol 2-dehydrogenase, producing the protein MDKVKVGIIGAGRIGKIHADNLLRMAEAEVVAISDLFVSEELKRWADARGIAVVTSNSGDIVLHEDIDAVFICSSTDTHVPLIMQAAAAGKHIFCEKPVSMDAAQTKEAIEAVSQAGVKLQIGFNRRFDHNFKRLRELVEQGRVGEPHLIKITSRDPAPPSLEYIKVSGGLFMDMAIHDFDMARYMTGSEVESVFAQGAVLVDPAIGEAGDVDTAITTLTFASGALAVIDNSRRASYGYDQRVEVFGSRGAASADNDYPNTVVVSDGEGVGRDKPLHFFLERYNEAYIEETRIFIDCVRRNLPLPVDGNDGLQAELIALAAKLSIQLNRPVKLNELASMREGV
- a CDS encoding CoA-acylating methylmalonate-semialdehyde dehydrogenase; the encoded protein is MNANVSTLNNLIGGQWVPSRSGRTEPVYNPATEEVLAYVPISSSEEVDEAVAAAKTAFRGWSRTPVPRRARVLFKYQQLLVEHWEELARLITLENGKSYTEAYGEVQRGIECVEFAAGAPTLMMGKQLPDIATNLESGMYRYPIGVVGGITPFNFPMMVPCWMFPLAIACGNTFVLKPSERTPLLAGRLAELMLEAGLPAGVLSIVHGAHDVVNGLLDNRDVAAISFVGSQPVAEYVYKRGTANGKRVQALAGAKNHSIVLPDADLDAAVTQIVSAAFGSAGERCMACAVVIAVGDAAEPLIAKLQQAADDITIGNGMEEGVFLGPVIRDSHKARTLGYIEAGEQEGATLLRDGRKDAAAGQGGYFVGPTIFDHVSCEMKIWRDEIFAPVLSIMRAASLEEAIDIANKSSFANGACLFTRDGGSVRQFRETIEAGMLGVNLGVPAPMAFFPFSGWKDSFYGDLHANGTDGVEFYTRKKMVTARW
- the iolC gene encoding 5-dehydro-2-deoxygluconokinase — translated: MAQSHIAWDSSKPFDFVAIGRLCIDLNANEINRPMEETMTFTKYVGGSPANICIGMSRLGLRTGFIGKVADDQMGRFITGYLEREGIETSGVSVDRTGAVTGLAFTEIKSPTACSILMYRDNVADLKLEAGEVRESLVADAKLLLISGTALAQSPSREAVFQALDYAKRHGTVIAFDLDYRPYTWTSQEETAVYYNLAAEKCDIIMGTREEFDMMERLGGNAERDDEVTASKWFNHSADIVIIKHGKDGSIAYTKDGASHRARSFPAKVVKTFGAGDSYAAGFLYGLMQGWSISASMEFGSAAACIVISSHSCSDAMPTASQVHDYIARCQRGEITG